One window of the Nicotiana tabacum cultivar K326 chromosome 4, ASM71507v2, whole genome shotgun sequence genome contains the following:
- the LOC107759260 gene encoding putative protein phosphatase 2C 75, producing the protein MADPNSSTSGASSNAPVAPAPVVGAISIPGRQCSMEDAISVRPNLCSPNLSRGRPIDFFAVYDGHGGPHAAALCRDRMYLILQEELMVVRTTVDMSGGGSRRGRRERLERQKVTEAWKRVLRRCFHRIDEMASFTCCECGMGTPCGCPPNTLGMAGSTAVMAVVTEETIIVANCGDSRAVLSRGGRAIPLSFDHKPDRQDERARIEACGGRVLFADCPRVQGILAMSRAIGDTYLKPYVTSEPEITFTKREPEDECLILASDGLWDVISTEMACEVARECLREENPSGNHSFRPWVEGDGEGAIFSSQSASAAALLTRLALGRNSYDNISVIVVDLKRNYAGR; encoded by the exons ATGGCTGATCCTAATTCGTCAACATCGGGAGCGTCATCTAACGCGCCAGTAGCGCCTGCGCCGGTGGTTGGAGCAATTTCTATACCTGGAAGGCAGTGTTCAATGGAAGATGCGATTTCAGTTAGGCCTAATCTTTGCTCGCCCAATCTCAGTCGCGGCCGACCCATTGATTTCTTTGCTGTTTACGATGGACATGGTGGACCTCAT GCAGCTGCGCTGTGTAGAGATAGGATGTACTTGATACTACAAGAAGAGCTAATGGTGGTGCGAACAACCGTAGACATGAGCGGCGGCGGCTCTCGCCGGGGAAGACGAGAACGATTGGAAAGGCAGAAGGTTACGGAGGCATGGAAAAGAGTGCTGCGGCGATGTTTCCATAGGATAGACGAGATGGCTTCATTCACTTGCTGCGAGTGTGGTATGGGTACCCCATGCGGCTGCCCACCCAACACCTTGGGAATGGCGGGCTCCACCGCTGTGATGGCAGTCGTGACGGAGGAAACTATAATAGTAGCCAACTGTGGTGACTCACGCGCCGTCCTTAGCCGTGGTGGAAGGGCCATCCCTCTTTCTTTTGATCATAAG CCGGACAGACAAGACGAGCGTGCTAGAATAGAGGCATGTGGAGGCCGAGTTCTTTTTGCAGATTGTCCACGAGTTCAAGGAATTCTGGCCATGTCTAGGGCAATAG GAGACACGTATCTAAAGCCATATGTCACATCCGAGCCTGAGATCACCTTCACAAAAAGGGAACCAGAGGATGAGTGCTTGATTCTTGCCAGTGATGGATTGTGGGACGTCATATCAACTGAAATGGCGTGCGAGGTGGCTAGAGAGTGTCTTCGAGAAGAAAATCCTTCTGGGAACCATAGTTTCAGGCCTTGGGTCGAAGGTGATGGCGAAGGAGCAATATTTTCTTCCCAAAGTGCATCAGCAGCAGCGTTGCTTACTCGGCTTGCTCTGGGCCGCAATAGTTATGATAACATCAGTGTAATTGTGGTTGATCTGAAGAGAAATTATGCTGGACGATAG